The genomic window CGCCGACCGGGacgactgctgctgctgcaggctCTCTGTGGACTTCCTGCATCAGACACAATACACACAGTTGTTTATTCTTGTAATTGTTTTTCCTGTTGTGGTGGGAGTAACATGAGCAGGCCATTAGAGGGGCACTTAACTGTTATTCAATAACATGCATGGcatcaaaaaaatataattttgtcaAGGAACAAACTTTTATTTCCTTTGAGTAGATGGAAGCAGCAGGTTATACCCATGCTCTCTCAGTGGCATGAGGTGTAGTAAACTCTACATCAGCTTTGACCCCAGTGGGATTAATAGAAGTACAGACTGTATGTCCCTATTACATGTGGGTTTGAAGGGGTGTTgctatttcttcctctttctttctctctctctctccctctagcTGTCTTGAAAAGCAATCTAATCACCTGAGGAGAgtttgaggaggaggggagaagcATCACTCTCTCTTACAGTGTTGGgggactttttttcttgttttttcctcagTATTTTTGAATGCTGGAGTTTTGTTGttagtttgttattttaatttgagaTGCAGATCGCCAGTAGTCCAGTTAtcaggtttttgttttggttgagTTTAGATTAAAGAGATTAGATTTGTCCCTTTTCatagttttgtttcttttggctGAGATCTCCGTCCCCTTTGGTTGCTTACTTTGTGTTTGAGTAttatcattttcaaaataaagaccTTTGGATGACCacagaatacatttttgtgGTCATCCAAAGGTCTGGCGTCCTTTTCATATGTTTCGGACTCTAGTTAAGCCTGTGTTTAGATGGACTGTATCAATCTGTACAATAACAAACCCTGCTCTCTTATTGCAACTtcataatgtttttgtgttgctttttgCTACAGTAACCATAATCAAATTATAGTTTATCCATCATATTTACTGTTCTATGGTAAAGAGAATTCTTAGCACAAAAtgcgtttctttttattttcccctcCTGTACGGCAACTTCCAGTGaaataaagcttttaatttgaacattCTTAAGCCACATAATTAGAGGCTACTTACTTTACATGCTTGATATAATTGCATTAGTAAATCCTAAAAGCCGTCAACCTAATGGAGTTGTTAGTACAAGACAGGATAAGAAACTGAAACATATTTCTCACTTTGGTCCATGATGGAGGGCAAAATAACACACGCATGTTCATTAGGTTCATCTTATGGAAGATGGAttgaaatttaaattatttaaaaaatgaaaatatacagtgcattttaaatatatattttataaaagggTAACTTTTgctaaaaacatgcaaaagttAAAGATTCTGCTTTATGACTGATATGTTTATTTAAGATAAATTTACTTGTTGAAATTTCTTTTTTGGTTCTCCAGCATTTATgaaaatatgttcatattttcaagATTTACTTCTGGACATGATGATGTAGATCTATGTGTCTCTATTGTCTATGAAGAATCTGCTGGCTCCAGAGATGTCCAAAAACTTTAATTGTTGTGTTGTCAAGCTTTGAGATCATTGAAAATCTGCTCCGCTGCTGTAACCTTACTTGAGGATGATGCAGTTGCTGATGGAGGCCAGCAGATAGTGGAGGTAgaacttgttgttgttgttgcttggATTTCTGCGATGCTCCTTCCCGAACTCCACCAGAGCTTCTCGAAACCTGAGAAGTAAAAATGGAGGACTGGAGGTgagcaaaaatggcaaaaaagtGAAGTGATTAGCTtaaataaaatgagattaaaatgCACACACCTGTTCAGGAGGTTCTCCATCTCATACAGTCCCATCTGTATGGTCTGGTCTCGCAGGGATACTCCGATCATCAGAGCCACCCGGGCGTTCTCCTCCAGCATCTACCACAGTCCCCAGATGAACAAAGCAAATCCACAAACAATACACAGTATTACATGATACACCACTACTGATAAAATCCACACCACCTGTGCAGCCAAGTTTGGCCATCAGGCAGGCGATCTGGAGCTGAAATGTGATTATAGTGCTTTGAGGTAGGTTTagaggaaaagcagagagaagtTTTTTAtgtaactgaataaaaaaaagtaacaataagGGAATAATGTCATTATGAACTGAAGATAATCAccaatgataatataatattatcagATGATGAGATTTGTGGCTTTCAAACAGATGTCTCACTTTCCAGATTGAATAGACAGCTCATCTTGGCCACAGCTTGTGACCACAGATAAGTGGAGGGCGATATAGCCTTAATGATTTTCAGCTGGTGTGGTGTATTCTGTGTGGATAGAGCCTGAGGATGTGTAgaaggaatgtttttttttcttccctttcttttattgtgtttaattttgAAATTTTCTTTGATGCTtgcttttaaatatgaaataaaatcaaatttgatttaaaaaaaatagattaattaattaattaattaatctatgatttttttctatgaatttaaaatgaccacaatatactgttatataatTTCAATCTGTATTGAAAATAATTGctatattaattaattgttattatgttttatcaCTGGGTGACACACCTATAAtcacattacaaacatttttagtagcaagatgtataaaatgaaatgatgacaataaatatgTGTAGAAGGAGCAGAGCGATGACTGTGAACTGTGACTTAATGCAAACTCAACTGCTGTCTAGCTGTTCAATATCTTCAAATCAATGCAATGGTGGATAAAACCATAAAGTCTATGGGTTAAACATACCCAGCAGATGGTATTCAAACTTCAGCCTTGTGTTTGATTCTTTACATCATTTTAACTTTCCACTCTGATCAGTTATGATGTGTTGATTGATCAATCATGAGTCTAACAGATAGTGATGTGTTTCATCTTTGATAAGTTTAATGAGTCTCTATCACACTACTAACTCCTCCACAGCGAGGAGTTGCCGTTTATTGCTACTGTGAATAATCACAACATAAATAcgtcaatattttttttataatgtcataTGAGGCATTTTGGACTCTCTCCACACCTCCACACTGATTTTTGGTATACGGGTTATGGTTAGGTTATgtttccaggaaattaatgtaggtttatgtaatgtaaaagtgaaagaggtaagactatgtgtgtgtgtgtgtgtgtgtgtgtgtgtgtgtgtgtgtgtgtgtgtgtgtgtgtgtgtattgtatagTGTATACCTGTGTAATGATAGTGGGCAGACTGGTTTGGTAGAAACCTTCATGGTCTGTATCCGGCTCCTGGTCTCTCTGCCAGTCTTGCAGCTCCACCTGCAGAGCTTTGTGCATCCACTCCGACACACTCTTCTGTAACAGCAACGACACGGAAACACACATGCTCAGTATGATAACACAGGTGCCATCATGCTCCTCTGCATTTCACAGCACTCTTTACATGGTTTCCACACACTGAACTCTCACCCGCACGCTCTGCACGTATTTGTTTTGTAGCTGCTCCAGTCCCTCAGTGGAGATAATAGGTCCCAGttcttctttctccatctcAGCGACCAGCTCTGGTTGACCCATCATGTCTGGGCTGCCAAAACAAGACTGTCACACTCTCAGCTTTTAAAGGTTGACTGAAGTTAGCACCATCAAAAAGAAACACTAAAGTTTTACTATATGACAGTTAGCTAAAAAGGCTTACTTTCACAACctagcaaaaatgccaaatattcacTGGTTCCAGCTCCTTAAGGAattttatgcttttctttgttacaGATGATAGTAACCAAATATCTTTAAGCTTtggacttttaaaataaaaataattgttagttgcagccccagTCTGATTCATTCTCACTTTGTGAATTTGACAACGCTTTGCAATTTCTACTAacaggtttgtttttctttttacacataGCTATTCCCGTAAGTGAAGCTCTGAACAATGTTGGAAACGCAAAATTAGATGCCAAGTTCGCAACTAATGGAAGCTGTGTGATAGATGACATTCATTATGTGGAATGTTTTCTCATCATTTCAGCTCCAGTGCTGTGATGGTAGTTAAGAGGAAGAGgtggggagagaggggagattGTGCTCTAACATTAATGAGCTAGATTTTGATTGAAATGTACAGCAGGAGTCTTATCGACTGAACCAATGACATCCTGAAATTCATGTTCAACATCTGGATCAAGTGAAGACCATTTCTCCAATGAAAACTAGGAAATGTAAATTTATTTAGATTTGTTACATCACCTAGAATATACATAGTGGAATTATAGATGACAGAAGTGTTCACATTACAGAAACAGTTACAACTAAAATAGTTTacgacagacacacacattataaaacacaaaatcagtGCAGATCCTGATCTCACCTGTTGTAGATGTGAAGCACCCAGTTGAGCACAGCGAAGATTTCACCACTTTCCAAGTCCCAGCTGCTAACCTAGGCCACAAATATCACTTACATGTGTATACAAAGTTCATCAcaaacttgaaaataaaaagataattgaCCAGCATACCTCATTTGGTGATCACATTATAGCGAATAAAACATGTGGCCCTGTTCTGGTTCAGCAGGGTGTATTCCTCTCACATTACTGACCTGTGCCAGGTGGGCATGTAAACAGCGGTGGCTGGCCCTCAGGTAAGCTCCAGTTAGACGGTAGTGTGGTGGGACGCAGTGCTCCAGCAGGTGCCGTACGGTGGCCAGATCAGCCATGATACCGTGCTGGAGAGCAGAGAGGTGGCCCGCCAGGCCCGGACCTCGCGTGTGCAGGTAGGACACACTGCGAAACCGAGCAGACACCGCCTCATCTAGTACCTGAAAGAGATGATATGTGTACTTTACATCCAACAATCTAAAAACAGAGACTacaacaatatttttgaccaaatacctcaatatccaTATTGCAACAaaattgtagggatgactataaGTGCTATCACAAAATAATTATagaatgagatttttgataataatcatcagtaatgtggatataaggactaagtgggtaaaaggAATTAAGACAATATCTAGTCTTGTGTCACGATACCGATATAATATCGAtaatattgcccagccctagtttgAAGCAGCTGATTAGGACCTGGAAGAAACATGCTCTCCAGCAGCGAGGTCGTCCAAGGGGAAGAGGTCTGCtgctcccccctctctcctccagcaGAGCTCGGTCCAGGGCCTCCTCTCGCTCCACGATCCTCACCGCTGACACAAACGGCGTGGGGTTTTGGCGGGCCAGAGCCAGAGCGCTGCTCACCACCGCCCACAGTTCCTTACCTGAAGACACAGTGCCAATCAGAAAATCTTAGATATCCagatcctttttttaaaaactgtactttgaaaaatgtgaatgtttgctTTCAGAACATGTgttatatttatcaaaaaaaaagtcaaacttttCAAATGCATCAGTGTTTCATGTTGACTTTATACAAACAGTCATACATGAAGCAAGAAGTCCCACATgaaagaaagtcaaaaatgagaaaaatgatgaTATAAATCAGGATATATCTCAGTTGACTGAGCACTGGAcaatgacagttttttttcaaCCTAAACCTCAGAAATTGTGTTGATGCTAGTGAGATTTGAAGTAAATCAAAGGTTCCTTTTCTTTGTATATGAACTTCAGTGTCAGATGCCATCCACTATTACATGTGTATGCTAGTTTAGTGCTCTACAACAAACTAatcaaacatacagtactgaAATGAGGGACTAAACTACCTTAAACAGCATATGAAGGTATTGCAATGGTtctgtagtatagaagtatagAACGGTGCATTTTACACAACATGTGTACGACCCATATAATTCGACTTTGTATGAGTGCTGTTTAATAATGAATATCATTAGTATGTTTAATGAAATGTCTGAATTACTACTATTATCATTCAGCTTTGGTCAGTTTTATTGTATCTCTAAGCTCTTCTTACCCAGAGCCTCCACCAGCTGCCCGACACCAGAGAAGTATTTGGTCACCAGTTCCTGGTCTTCAGGGCTAAGCGCACCTCCTGCCGTCCCAGCAGCCCCTTGGAGCTGCCAGAGGATGTCGTCCTGCCAGCACTCCAGATCCATGAGGCGGGCATGTGCCTCCAGGAGCCTGCGGGACTCCACCAGACGCTCGGTCTCCAACACCATACTTCGCACTAGCAAGACCGAGGAAGGAGAGAACACAGGGATGATTTTAATTTGGGGGCTTTTGGGGGCAGATACAGATTGAAAAACGTATTTTAGTGTCCAGTAAAAAGAAAGTTCTATATTGTATCATAAAATAGCTGCCTCAGGTTTATTAGAGTAGAATCATTTATAACGTCCCTGGATAGGTGGGAAAAAGAGAATGGAAGAACAGATTGTGATTTCACTTTATTGTAGACTTATTAAACTATATTTCTCTGTTTTAGAACCAAAATGGATTGTTAGCATACTTCCTCGCATTACAAAAGGTGCAATATTTCCTTATTATAGTCATTCTGAAGAAgaaatatcaacattttgaggtttgttgattttttttggcaacacatttctatttaatttatCCTCATGTCTAGTAAGTAATGAGACCATTTATGAACTATGGCCTTACTACCACACATGAATCCAAACTTCTCTGAAATAATGTCAACATTATAAGTTTCACACATGTGGTATTTATTAGTGTgatgtattggattgcattatattgtatgtattttccTCATGTACAGCATGTATCTTGTTATAATCTCATGGTAGGATTAAGATATCACACTGTTTGCTACTATACATGCATGTGAACAACAAATGGCCTGAAATTAATAGGTGGCTAAACATTGTGTGTCCTGTGTGTCCACAAAGCAGCATCTCACCAGAGTAAAGTCGTGGCAGGTTGCTGACGGCGGCGAGGAGCTGACAGTGGTTGACTGACACTTCTCGCAGCCTCTCCAGAGATTTCACCCCATCTCCGTTTCGATTAGACTCCAACCCAGCCTTCCTCAAAGCATGTGACACCTCCTTCAGCTCCACCCTGGCCTCCCGGAGCTGCTCCAGACCCCAGCCCACCCCCTCCAGATACGACTGGACCATGGACTGGAAGGAAATGATTGATAAATATTGGTCAGATATGTGGGATTATAAATCTATTTAATAAAGTACCACTGATGgcattgtattatattatctgtcagcatgtttttatgtgtgtgtgtgtgtgtgtgtgtgtgtgtgtgtgtgtgtgtgtgtgtgtgtgtgtgtgtgtgtgtgtgtgtgtgtgtgtgtgtgtgtgtgtgtgagtgtgagtgtgagtgttgtCCACCTTGAGTCTGGTGTGTACGGAGGACGtcctctggctctctctcttcttgtaCTGGCTCAGTCGCTCCAGATGTTCAGGTCGACAGAAAACACCTGACGCCCACTTCAAGGCAGCGCCGCGGGCCAAACACTCAGCCCTCTCCACCTCTGGCCATACCTCCGCCACTGCCACTGTGCAAAGAACATAAGGCAGGGCCGAAGTtttgaagctttaaactcatTTAAGTTACAGATAACTGTGAAGAGACATTTTATCTAAAGGTGCCAAACAAATAACCAATGTATTCAATTTTGCAAGATTTTCTTGGAGGTGGATCTGTGCTGGAGTTGCATGTGATATAATCTGTTGCATTAAAGCCCCTATGTGTGTCAGACTGGATTAAATTATTGGACCACCAAATACAACATTGGGCCGTATTTTTCATGATAGTATAACGACCAGCATAAGTTTTTTCCTCACTTTGAATTTTGCTTCGCTCATCTCTGTGGTATTATTATATGGTGCACAGTGCTGCATGCATGATACACTGCCTAGGAGACATGCAGATAGGCAGCACAAagtgagttgttggtgtttttgtggaaaatggtCTTAGACGTCCGAACCAGATCTGTTTCTGGAGCAAAGTCCCTCTGCTACCAGTTAGTGATTTTCTCAACAAGAGCAAAGTAAATACTTGCTGTAAATGTGCTGCAATAACGGATTCAGGcttgaaatatatataatttatttcaattaaatccTGTCCAACCGAAACCGGTACAGAAAATAacctttaatgtgtttaaagctTCTATATTGATCAGtaaatgaatgtgggtgattcttagTGTCTGCTGTCCACAGCTGCTATATACCATATGAAAAGCTTCTCCTTCAGTTAAATCAAGTGCCATTAAGCATGGTCGTTCACtgtgtttaccttcattaaaTCAGCTGAAAACAGCACCAGGCTTCTGCAGAATAACCACATACACCTCTAAAGACATaagactggtcagttataacttGATACTCCACATTTTATGATTAACATGTAGGGTTACTAGGTATCATAATAGCCCCTTTTCCAAATTTCTTTTCAGTAAAAGTAGCagctcatattttatttttgagacACATTCCAGTGCAAATGCTGTTGTGTAATATTAACATTAGACTTATAGTTGAAATAGTGTTGAATAGCGCTAAACATGAGTATTATATCATCCAAAGCTGGATGTCAAAAATCCTTCCAGCACTGCTGTTGTAGTGCATGTTAAGATTTGTGATAATTAATGACACTTTTACTCTTTAAACCTTGATATTTTGTCAATTTCATTTACATAGACCAAATAACATGTCACAAACTTGCCTCAAATGGCTTTATAATCCTTGCAGGATACAATAACATCTATCCTAAAATAGACAGAAGAAAAAGTGACTTCTTCACCTTGTTACCttgcgtgtgtgttttccaAATGGGTTTAAATCTCCAGCTGAACTCATTTCTGTCTCCCTGTAATTAAATAATCTACCCAGCATATTGTATGTAGACCAGTATTGCTTGTCCATAAACCTGATGACGTTCAAGCAGAccaaatgtaagaaaatatataCCAACAGTTAGCAAGACAGTGTGCaggtttttttctcctgttatGCACAGACTTTAAACACAAGAATGAAAGAAGCACAGTTTTCCAGCTGTTTAATATTACTTTGAAGACAGGATAAAAAcaagggatgaaagagagagggggaagcTTATATGATAACTTGTGAAACATTACTGTGATATTGGTCAGCTAGCTAGCCTAGCTAACTATCTGCATTCACATTCATTACATGACCAATACTTTATTCACTTTAGAAGGTTCTGTCATGGTATTAATAATGTAACCTCATGAAGATCATGAATGCCATGTTCATGAacataaatgttaatgtgatttatttgtctttatattcTGACCACaatttatttccttacattcaGGTTGGCCGGTTCACTCCAGTTGCtacatgtttttacattatgaTTTGGAATGGTTGGAGTCCAGCTGGGTCCAACACATTATGACTATTCATTTTGGGTCTTTTACTTTACTGAAACgcacacactatcacacactAGCATTTTCAGTGAGTCTGTACTCTGAACCTGAGCTCACACTTGTGTTAATTAACCAGCCTGATCAGACCGAACATAACGAAATATGCAACAACACGGCTCAGTTCTACTTCACGATTGAACTACAAGTCATTAACATCATACAAACTTAAAGGACAAAGCATTAATGTTCAGGAAAAAGGAGGGATGgtatttcacacagcacttgcCACATATCTGTTGGGTTTGACCATAGTCTAGGGTGTCACTTAATAACTAAACTGACCATGAGATGAGATGCGTAATGATCTGGGCAGCTTACCCACTAGCACAAAAATGCTGTGTTAGGCCACATGTGAATGAGTCCTTTTagaattaaattgtttttaaaatctctaACTACAATTGGTCAAATTCAAGCTAGTTGCATCATTTCTGTTTCCATGACAGTTCTgtttccaaaaacaaaacaaaccaaaaaagttTGAAGAAATAAAAATTCTTTGTGCTGATCAGATTTGTTCCTGGCTGGAGAAATGTTTGTCAAGGGTGATTATGTATTgcattatttcatatattttttaatcattttttaaatatgtaaggTCATGAAATTCACACTCTGATTTTGTTATAGTTCCAAATATTGTCCCTAAATGTCCTCCCAGCTCACTGTGGATGCTTTCAGAGTTACTACCAATCACAACCACCCATAAAAGAGACAATTTTGAGCATGCTAAATGAGAGCAGTATTGATGTTTCGGGAATGGGATACAGTATGCAGCCCTAATGGAGATGATACTTATATAGAAGAGAGATCTGAGGCTCTGTTGTCAGCTGGCCAGTCAGGTCAGCAGTATATCATCTGTGAGCTGTTAGTCAGCCAAACAGGCAGCCGGAGGGTCAGCTGTGCCGACATCAGAGTCACATGACAATGCTTCTTTTTGAATTACACATCTTAATGGGTCTTAATTGAATAATATACTGGCAAATGACTCAGCAGAGAATAATGTGCTGGGCTGGTGAGCCGACATAGAGCAGCCTTTCAATGATTTTAG from Scomber scombrus chromosome 6, fScoSco1.1, whole genome shotgun sequence includes these protein-coding regions:
- the exoc3l1 gene encoding exocyst complex component 3-like protein isoform X1, with protein sequence MSAGDQKNGGDKPEVAVAEVWPEVERAECLARGAALKWASGVFCRPEHLERLSQYKKRESQRTSSVHTRLKSMVQSYLEGVGWGLEQLREARVELKEVSHALRKAGLESNRNGDGVKSLERLREVSVNHCQLLAAVSNLPRLYSVRSMVLETERLVESRRLLEAHARLMDLECWQDDILWQLQGAAGTAGGALSPEDQELVTKYFSGVGQLVEALGKELWAVVSSALALARQNPTPFVSAVRIVEREEALDRALLEERGGSSRPLPLGRPRCWRACFFQVLDEAVSARFRSVSYLHTRGPGLAGHLSALQHGIMADLATVRHLLEHCVPPHYRLTGAYLRASHRCLHAHLAQVSSWDLESGEIFAVLNWVLHIYNSPDMMGQPELVAEMEKEELGPIISTEGLEQLQNKYVQSVRKSVSEWMHKALQVELQDWQRDQEPDTDHEGFYQTSLPTIITQMLEENARVALMIGVSLRDQTIQMGLYEMENLLNRFREALVEFGKEHRRNPSNNNNKFYLHYLLASISNCIILKKSTESLQQQQSSRSAAQFSRTPPNPLAALDRAVRRACRLVMDQLLLDLQPLLPGLLTRPWLVQGDPTPKLCRVLERHLELYGRVRPPCRQRLQEEAQWLMVVEYVRALMQKRLVCRSGEERRLLAQQMVQDDQQFREIFHGLEGEGSVPEVNPLALLPVLADFIQLKDPGMLPLEVSGLATKYPDISEEHVSVLLDIRGDVSRDTRGTVLDLLEQSAPPLPAGYRPIFTDILVPPSTMAFCLPTAKCA
- the exoc3l1 gene encoding exocyst complex component 3-like protein isoform X2 gives rise to the protein MSAGDQKNGGDKPEVAVAEVWPEVERAECLARGAALKWASGVFCRPEHLERLSQYKKRESQRTSSVHTRLKSMVQSYLEGVGWGLEQLREARVELKEVSHALRKAGLESNRNGDGVKSLERLREVSVNHCQLLAAVSNLPRLYSVRSMVLETERLVESRRLLEAHARLMDLECWQDDILWQLQGAAGTAGGALSPEDQELVTKYFSGVGQLVEALGKELWAVVSSALALARQNPTPFVSAVRIVEREEALDRALLEERGGSSRPLPLGRPRCWRACFFQVLDEAVSARFRSVSYLHTRGPGLAGHLSALQHGIMADLATVRHLLEHCVPPHYRLTGAYLRASHRCLHAHLAQVSSWDLESGEIFAVLNWVLHIYNSPDMMGQPELVAEMEKEELGPIISTEGLEQLQNKYVQSVRKSVSEWMHKALQVELQDWQRDQEPDTDHEGFYQTSLPTIITQMLEENARVALMIGVSLRDQTIQMGLYEMENLLNRFREALVEFGKEHRRNPSNNNNKFYLHYLLASISNCIILKKSTESLQQQQSSRSAAQFSRTPPNPLAALDRAVRRACRLVMDQLLLDLQPLLPGLLTRPWLVQGDPTPKLCRVLERHLELYGRVRPPCRQEEAQWLMVVEYVRALMQKRLVCRSGEERRLLAQQMVQDDQQFREIFHGLEGEGSVPEVNPLALLPVLADFIQLKDPGMLPLEVSGLATKYPDISEEHVSVLLDIRGDVSRDTRGTVLDLLEQSAPPLPAGYRPIFTDILVPPSTMAFCLPTAKCA